The following proteins are co-located in the Myxocyprinus asiaticus isolate MX2 ecotype Aquarium Trade chromosome 18, UBuf_Myxa_2, whole genome shotgun sequence genome:
- the chkb gene encoding choline/ethanolamine kinase isoform X2, producing the protein MHSGQKTKCMSDVAEDLGRCGKSDRSGCADSLLVTEERHLRAASPRGANGDEDSEAESHQDGRTVDVDPDTRRRAFSWCRDFLSGSWRTISEHDFEITIVSGGLSNLLYMCSLPDNVQPTGVEPRRVLLRIYGAILQGVDSLVLESVMFAILAERQLGPRLYGIFPEGRLEQYLPSERLRTEQLGYPEISAEIASKMARFHAMEMPFNKEPKWLFENIDRYMKQVMMITFVREAHIKKFKKLMKYDLPAELESLRSLLAATPSPVVFCHNDVQEGNILMLDGRENSSDKLMLIDFEYSSYNYRGFDFGNHFCEWIYDYTYDQWPFYKAKVENYPNRQQQLHFIRHYLSERGGAVHEDQARTEEEMIIEANRTMHCTDLTHTSNRRSSFPEFFPALNVYA; encoded by the exons ATGCATTCGGGACAGAAAACGAAATGCATGAGTGATGTAGCTGAAGATTTAGGTAGATGCGGGAAGAGTGACAGATCTGGCTGCGCCGACTCACTGCTGGTGACCGAAGAGAGACACCTGAGAGCGGCTAGTCCACGCGGCGCAAACGGGGATGAAGACTCGGAAGCGGAGTCCCATCAGGACGGGCGTACCGTGGATGTGGACCCGGATACAAGGAGGAGGGCGTTCAGCTGGTGCCGTGACTTTCTGTCCGGGTCATGGAGGACTATATCAGAACATGACTTTGAAATCACAATAGTCAG TGGAGGCCTCAGTAACCTGCTGTACATGTGTAGTTTGCCCGACAATGTTCAACCCACCGGGGTCGAACCTCGAAGAGTTCTGCTCCGGATCTATGGTGCCATTCTTCAG GGAGTAGATTCTCTTGTTTTGGAAAGTGTGATGTTTGCCATTTTAGCAGAGAGACAGTTGGGCCCGCGTCTCTATGGCATTTTCCCAGAGGGTCGTCTGGAGCAGTACTTGCCC AGTGAGCGCTTGCGTACAGAGCAGTTGGGGTATCCAGAAATCTCTGCTGAAATAGCCAGTAAGATGGCACGTTTCCACGCCATGGAGATGCCATTCAACAAAGAACCCAAatggttgtttgaaaacattgatCG GTACATGAAGCAAGTTATGATGATAACATTTGTGCGAGAAGCTcacatcaaaaaattcaaaaaactGATGAAGTATGATCTTCCTGCAGAACTGGAAAGTCTGAG GTCACTGCTGGCTGCAACTCCCTCTCCAGTTGTGTTTTGCCATAATGATGTCCAGGAAG GAAATATCCTCATGTTGGATGGCAGGGAAAATTCATCTGACAAACTAATGCTCATAGACTTTGAATACAGCAGCTATAACTACAG AGGCTTTGACTTCGGGAATCATTTCTGTGAATGGATATATGACTACACATATGATCAATGGCCCTTCTATAAGGCAAAAGTGGAAAATTACCCCAACAGACAACAGCAA TTGCATTTTATCAGACACTATCTGTCAGAGCGAGGGGGCGCTGTACATGAAGACCAAGCCAGAACAGAAGAGGAGATGATAATCGAGGCAAACCG GACTATGCACTGCACAGATTTGACACATACTTCAAACAGAAGAAGCTCTTTTCCTGAATTCTTTCCTGCTCTTAACGTGTATGCTTGA
- the chkb gene encoding choline/ethanolamine kinase isoform X1, producing the protein MHSGQKTKCMSDVAEDLGRCGKSDRSGCADSLLVTEERHLRAASPRGANGDEDSEAESHQDGRTVDVDPDTRRRAFSWCRDFLSGSWRTISEHDFEITIVSGGLSNLLYMCSLPDNVQPTGVEPRRVLLRIYGAILQGVDSLVLESVMFAILAERQLGPRLYGIFPEGRLEQYLPSERLRTEQLGYPEISAEIASKMARFHAMEMPFNKEPKWLFENIDRYMKQVMMITFVREAHIKKFKKLMKYDLPAELESLRSLLAATPSPVVFCHNDVQEGNILMLDGRENSSDKLMLIDFEYSSYNYRGFDFGNHFCEWIYDYTYDQWPFYKAKVENYPNRQQQLHFIRHYLSERGGAVHEDQARTEEEMIIEANRFALASHFHWGLWSIIQAKISKIEFGYMDYALHRFDTYFKQKKLFS; encoded by the exons ATGCATTCGGGACAGAAAACGAAATGCATGAGTGATGTAGCTGAAGATTTAGGTAGATGCGGGAAGAGTGACAGATCTGGCTGCGCCGACTCACTGCTGGTGACCGAAGAGAGACACCTGAGAGCGGCTAGTCCACGCGGCGCAAACGGGGATGAAGACTCGGAAGCGGAGTCCCATCAGGACGGGCGTACCGTGGATGTGGACCCGGATACAAGGAGGAGGGCGTTCAGCTGGTGCCGTGACTTTCTGTCCGGGTCATGGAGGACTATATCAGAACATGACTTTGAAATCACAATAGTCAG TGGAGGCCTCAGTAACCTGCTGTACATGTGTAGTTTGCCCGACAATGTTCAACCCACCGGGGTCGAACCTCGAAGAGTTCTGCTCCGGATCTATGGTGCCATTCTTCAG GGAGTAGATTCTCTTGTTTTGGAAAGTGTGATGTTTGCCATTTTAGCAGAGAGACAGTTGGGCCCGCGTCTCTATGGCATTTTCCCAGAGGGTCGTCTGGAGCAGTACTTGCCC AGTGAGCGCTTGCGTACAGAGCAGTTGGGGTATCCAGAAATCTCTGCTGAAATAGCCAGTAAGATGGCACGTTTCCACGCCATGGAGATGCCATTCAACAAAGAACCCAAatggttgtttgaaaacattgatCG GTACATGAAGCAAGTTATGATGATAACATTTGTGCGAGAAGCTcacatcaaaaaattcaaaaaactGATGAAGTATGATCTTCCTGCAGAACTGGAAAGTCTGAG GTCACTGCTGGCTGCAACTCCCTCTCCAGTTGTGTTTTGCCATAATGATGTCCAGGAAG GAAATATCCTCATGTTGGATGGCAGGGAAAATTCATCTGACAAACTAATGCTCATAGACTTTGAATACAGCAGCTATAACTACAG AGGCTTTGACTTCGGGAATCATTTCTGTGAATGGATATATGACTACACATATGATCAATGGCCCTTCTATAAGGCAAAAGTGGAAAATTACCCCAACAGACAACAGCAA TTGCATTTTATCAGACACTATCTGTCAGAGCGAGGGGGCGCTGTACATGAAGACCAAGCCAGAACAGAAGAGGAGATGATAATCGAGGCAAACCG gtttGCCCTTGCGTCTCACTTCCACTGGGGTCTGTGGTCCATTATCCAAGCCAAGATCTCCAAAATCGAGTTTGGATACATG GACTATGCACTGCACAGATTTGACACATACTTCAAACAGAAGAAGCTCTTTTCCTGA